A genomic window from Triticum urartu cultivar G1812 chromosome 7, Tu2.1, whole genome shotgun sequence includes:
- the LOC125525588 gene encoding probable LRR receptor-like serine/threonine-protein kinase At3g47570 encodes MERKVSLMFPVLVLLLLSYVLQPALSSSVQALERLFQHTTDRDTLLAFKSSLSNQQDVLAAWNTTSDFCRWPGVVCGAKHKDRVTVLNLSSEGLVGPIIPSIGNLTFLKILDLSLNHLRGEIPSQIGRLSRLRYLDLSNNSLHGDMNAGLKNCTSLQSINLGSNLLTGEIPSWLGGLSSLRTIILQKSNFTGIIPPSLANLSALQKIHLRSNQLESSIPEGLGRLGKLFYIDLGENHLSGTIPTTFYNLSSLTRFRVTNNELHGTLPSNLGDHLPNLEYLLLGINNFTGSLPASLVNATNIYSLDISFNNFTGIVPPDIGKLCPDFLSLETNQLMAATAHDWKFVTFLANCTRLRLFDLQYNKLGGVLPISVTNLSSQLQILCVNHNEISGKIPSGLSNLGGLNYLQLSHNRFTGILPDSIGHLSSLQALAFNGNRLTGFIPSSLGNLTKLLELYSGENKFEGPLPTSLGRLRELTIATFDNNKFTGPLPKEIFNLSSLSYALDLSNNNFVGPLPPEVGFLTKVAYIYIHWNNLQGPLPNTLSNCQSLIGLRLHHNSFNGSIPAAISKMRGLILLSLAENTLSGVIPQELGLMGGIEAMYLAFNKLSGQIPEDMENMTSIYHLDLSFNHLVGKVPLQGVFSNVTGFLFYGNSGLCGGISELRLPACPPESTEHSLRIHHVLLAIVIPVVVGIIICCSLALVFFTIRRKQRAQSTSMRGFILVDGNYPRVSYAELLQATSCFAADNLIGKGRYGSVYKCELLLKNMMTTVAVKVFELQQSGSSKSFLAECEALSNIRHQNLISVITCCSSSDSNQNDFKAIVFEFMPNGSLDRWLHQDVHATQQLQGLTLMQRLNIVVDVADALDYLHNCEPPIVHCDLKPSNILLDSDLLARIGDFGLAKILLDPAAEQQINSKSSVGIRGTIGYLAPEYGEGGQVSTSGDVYSFGSVILELFTGMAPTHNMFKDGLTLQKYAKNAFPDMLMKIVDPALLSFEEVYVRSLQGGSYKMEDVSNTMFSIMEVAVSCCKQASAERMCMRDAAARMHKIRDNHVERRQSEHVIITA; translated from the exons TGTCATTGATGTTTCCTGTTCTTGTGCTGCTTCTCCTGTCATATGTACTGCAACCAGCATTGAGTTCATCTGTTCAGGCACTAGAGCGGTTGTTCCAGCATACAACTGACAGGGATACCTTGCTGGCCTTCAAGTCAAGCCTAAGCAACCAACAGGATGTCCTAGCTGCATGGAACACTACTAGTGACTTCTGCCGGTGGCCAGGTGTCGTTTGTGGCGCTAAGCACAAAGACAGGGTCACGGTGCTTAACCTCTCTTCGGAGGGACTTGTTGGCCCGATAATACCTTCCATTGGGAATCTCACCTTCTTGAAAATTCTGGACCTCAGCTTGAACCATTTGCGTGGTGAAATACCTTCACAAATTGGTCGTCTATCTCGGTTACGATATCTTGACTTGTCCAACAACTCGCTTCATGGTGACATGAACGCTGGGTTGAAGAACTGCACCAGCCTTCAAAGCATCAATCTTGGGTCAAACTTGCTCACCGGAGAAATCCCTTCATGGCTCGGAGGCTTGTCAAGTCTCCGGACCATAATCTTGCAGAAGAGTAACTTCACAGGGATTATTCCGCCATCACTTGCCAACCTCTcagcactacaaaaaatacatTTAAGATCAAACCAACTTGAGAGCTCCATACCCGAGGGCCTTGGCAGGCTCGGTAAACTCTTTTACATTGACCTAGGAGAAAACCACCTGTCCGGCACTATTCCTACAACTTTCTACAATCTTTCTTCTCTGACCCGCTTTAGGGTGACAAATAATGAGTTGCATGGCACCCTGCCATCTAACTTAGGGGATCACCTCCCAAATCTCGAGTACCTACTGCTTGGCATCAACAACTTTACAGGAAGCCTTCCAGCTTCTCTTGTCAATGCAACTAACATATACTCCCTAGACATCTCATTTAACAACTTCACCGGAATAGTGCCTCCTGATATTGGCAAGCTTTGTCCAGACTTCCTATCTCTAGAAACAAATCAGCTCATGGCAGCCACAGCTCATGATTGGAAGTTCGTTACGTTTTTGGCAAACTGCACACGTCTACGCTTGTTCGACCTCCAGTATAACAAGTTAGGTGGCGTACTGCCAATCTCTGTTACCAACCTATCATCACAACTCCAAATTCTATGTGTTAACCACAATGAGATTTCCGGAAAGATACCATCTGGGTTAAGCAATCTTGGTGGGCTAAATTATTTGCAATTATCTCACAACAGATTCACTGGTATCTTGCCTGATAGCATCGGACATCTAAGTTCGCTACAAGCCTTGGCCTTTAATGGAAACCGGTTGACAGGATTCATTCCCTCCTCCCTTGGGAACTTGACGAAGCTATTAGAACTTTACTCTGGTGAAAACAAGTTTGAGGGACCACTTCCAACAAGCCTAGGGAGACTGCGGGAGCTAACAATAGCAACCTTTGACAACAATAAGTTCACAGGTCCATTGCCTAAAGAGATCTTCAACTTGTCATCCTTGTCATATGCTCTAGATTTGTCAAATAATAATTTTGTTGGACCTCTTCCACCAGAAGTTGGCTTCCTCACCAAGGTTGCTTACATATACATCCACTGGAACAACTTGCAAGGGCCGCTACCTAATACACTCAGCAATTGTCAAAGCTTGATAGGTCTTCGGTTGCACCATAACTCCTTCAATGGTAGCATTCCTGCAGCTATCAGCAAAATGCGAGGcttgatattgctttctttagCAGAAAACACACTCTCAGGTGTGATTCCTCAGGAGCTGGGGCTCATGGGTGGCATTGAAGCAATGTATCTTGCATTCAACAAATTGTCTGGTCAGATCCCGGAGGATATGGAGAACATGACATCAATTTACCATTTAGACCTGTCCTTCAACCATCTGGTTGGCAAGGTTCCATTGCAAGGTGTGTTCAGTAATGTGACTGGGTTTCTATTTTATGGGAATTCGGGGCTCTGCGGTGGCATCTCAGAATTACGTTTGCCCGCATGCCCACCAGAATCCACGGAACACAGCTTAAGGATACACCATGTCCTTCTAGCAATAGTTATTCCGGTAGTTGTTGGCATCATTATATGTTGTAGTTTGGCACTTGTATTCTTCACAATAAGAAGGAAACAAAGGGCTCAGTCCACCAGCATGAGAGGATTCATATTGGTAGATGGAAATTACCCTAGAGTTTCTTATGCCGAATTGCTCCAAGCAACAAGCTGTTTTGCCGCAGACAATTTGATTGGTAAAGGAAGGTATGGATCCGTCTATAAGTGTGAGTTGCTGCTAAAAAATATGATGACCACGGTTGCTGTGAAGGTTTTTGAGCTTCAACAATCTGGATCCTCCAAAAGTTTTCTAGCCGAGTGTGAGGCATTAAGTAATATCCGCCATCAGAATTTGATTAGTGTCATCACTTGCTGCTCAAGCTCGGACTCAAACCAAAATGACTTCAAAGCCATTGTGTTTGAGTTCATGCCTAATGGGAGCCTAGACAGGTGGTTACATCAAGATGTACATGCAACACAACAACTTCAAGGCTTGACACTAATGCAGAGATTAAATATTGTCGTTGATGTTGCTGATGCACTAGATTACTTGCACAACTGCGAACCACCAATAGTTCACTGTGACTTGAAGCCAAGCAACATCCTTCTTGATAGTGATTTACTTGCTCGCATTGGGGACTTCGGCCTTGCAAAGATTCTTTTAGATCCAGCGGCTGAGCAACAAATTAATTCAAAGAGCTCAGTTGGAATAAGAGGAACAATTGGATATCTCGCTCCAG AATATGGTGAAGGTGGTCAAGTTTCTACATCTGGAGATGTATACAGCTTTGGAAGTGTCATCCTCGAGTTGTTTACAGGCATGGCACCGACGCATAACATGTTCAAAGATGGGCTGACCTTACAGAAGTATGCCAAGAATGCATTCCCAGACATGTTAATGAAGATTGTTGATCCAGCCCTACTGTCCTTTGAAGAAGTTTATGTCAGAAGTTTGCAGGGTGGAAGCTACAAAATGGAAGATGTCAGCAACACGATGTTCTCAATCATGGAAGTTGCAGTATCATGTTGCAAGCAAGCATCAGCAGAGAGGATGTGCATGAGAGATGCAGCAGCTAGGATGCACAAGATAAGAGATAACCATGTTGAAAGAAGGCAAAGTGAGCACGTCATTATAACTGCATAG